In a genomic window of Rhodovulum sp. P5:
- a CDS encoding YrhK family protein, which yields MSMTLFRHENRERTADTRRVYALYEIAHTAVDFAAALCFLAGSILFFWPSVETAAIWLFVIGSVFFFLKPAIRLAREIKLYRMGRIDRLAARAREE from the coding sequence ATGTCGATGACCCTTTTCCGCCACGAGAACCGCGAACGGACGGCCGACACCCGGCGGGTCTATGCCTTGTATGAAATTGCCCATACCGCCGTCGACTTCGCCGCGGCGCTTTGTTTCCTTGCCGGGTCGATCCTGTTCTTCTGGCCGTCGGTGGAGACCGCGGCGATCTGGCTTTTCGTGATCGGGTCGGTCTTCTTCTTCCTCAAACCCGCGATCCGGTTGGCGCGCGAAATCAAGCTCTACCGGATGGGCCGGATCGACCGCCTCGCGGCCCGGGCGCGGGAGGAGTAG
- a CDS encoding alkaline phosphatase, protein MSSKLILGAVLAANVFAVPALAVEKPMQPYGVQSGDVTTESAIIWGRSDSSARMMVEVATKADFSDARMIEGPAALEDTDYTAKVDVTGLPSGTKVYYRVTFVSLDDINVKSEPVEGVLHTAPTAAQDIRFVWSGDTAGQGWGINEEWGGMKIYAEMAKAEPQFFIHNGDSIYADGPIKAEVELADGTVWKNITTPEKSKVAETLDEFRGAYRYNLMDKNLRAFNAAVPMYVQWDDHETTNNWYPQEMLTADTRYAVKSAAMLSARAKQAFADYMPIRYSAEAEKIYRMFEYGPLMDLYMIDMRTYRGPNTANRQEEQGPETVFMGAEQIKWLKEGLLSSDATWKVIASDMPIGLVVRDGKEHFENMANGDGPALGRELEFADLLRFIKDEKIENVVFLTADVHYTAAHYYDPEKAQFKDFAPFWEFVSGPLNAGTFGPNDLDNTFGPQVEYVKAPEAGKANLPPSDGLQFFGQVDIDAESEVMTVSLKDLTGATLYKVDLDPAK, encoded by the coding sequence ATGTCCTCCAAACTGATTCTGGGCGCTGTGCTTGCGGCCAACGTGTTCGCCGTGCCGGCCCTGGCCGTCGAGAAGCCGATGCAGCCCTATGGCGTGCAAAGCGGCGATGTAACCACCGAGTCCGCGATCATCTGGGGGCGCAGCGACAGCTCGGCCCGCATGATGGTTGAAGTCGCGACCAAGGCCGACTTTTCCGATGCGCGCATGATCGAAGGGCCGGCGGCGCTGGAAGACACCGACTACACCGCCAAGGTCGATGTCACGGGCCTGCCTTCGGGCACGAAGGTCTATTACCGCGTGACCTTCGTTTCGCTCGACGACATCAACGTGAAAAGCGAGCCGGTCGAAGGTGTGCTGCACACCGCGCCGACCGCTGCGCAGGACATCCGCTTTGTCTGGTCGGGCGATACCGCCGGTCAGGGCTGGGGCATCAACGAAGAGTGGGGCGGCATGAAGATCTATGCCGAGATGGCCAAGGCCGAGCCCCAGTTCTTCATCCATAACGGCGACTCGATCTATGCCGACGGCCCGATCAAGGCCGAGGTGGAACTGGCCGACGGCACCGTCTGGAAGAACATCACCACGCCTGAAAAAAGCAAGGTTGCCGAGACGCTGGACGAGTTCCGCGGCGCCTATCGCTACAACCTGATGGACAAGAACCTGCGCGCCTTCAACGCCGCGGTACCGATGTATGTTCAGTGGGACGACCATGAGACGACCAACAACTGGTACCCGCAGGAAATGCTGACGGCGGACACACGGTACGCGGTCAAGTCGGCCGCCATGCTCTCGGCCCGCGCCAAGCAGGCCTTTGCCGACTACATGCCGATCCGCTACTCGGCCGAAGCCGAAAAGATCTATCGCATGTTCGAATACGGTCCGCTGATGGATCTCTACATGATCGACATGCGGACCTATCGCGGCCCGAACACTGCGAACCGTCAGGAGGAGCAGGGCCCCGAGACCGTGTTCATGGGCGCCGAGCAGATCAAGTGGCTGAAGGAAGGCCTCCTGTCCTCTGACGCGACCTGGAAGGTGATCGCTTCCGACATGCCGATCGGTCTGGTGGTGCGCGACGGCAAGGAGCATTTCGAGAACATGGCCAACGGCGACGGCCCGGCGCTGGGGCGTGAGCTTGAGTTCGCCGATCTTCTGCGCTTCATCAAGGACGAGAAGATCGAGAACGTCGTGTTCCTGACCGCCGACGTGCACTACACCGCGGCGCATTACTACGACCCGGAAAAGGCCCAGTTCAAGGACTTCGCCCCGTTCTGGGAATTCGTCTCCGGCCCGTTGAACGCCGGCACCTTCGGCCCGAACGATCTGGACAACACCTTCGGCCCGCAGGTCGAATATGTGAAAGCGCCCGAGGCCGGCAAGGCCAACCTGCCGCCGAGCGATGGTCTGCAGTTCTTCGGTCAGGTGGACATCGACGCCGAAAGCGAAGTGATGACCGTTTCGCTGAAGGACCTGACGGGCGCGACGCTCTACAAGGTCGATCTCGACCCGGCGAAGTAA
- a CDS encoding exopolysaccharide biosynthesis protein has translation MTEPQDNGRRKPSLSLPIIRRSRKHHNAGTLTLGNLLEDLGERSFGWAIVVFSLVTLLPLPPGSSLITALPVLLTTGQMMFGFPYVRLPGPLARLKLDHHKLRRTLLRLHPVTRRLERTLRPRILAMFTARHEPLLGLALFIVSFTLFLPIPFSGWFPAFSLFIVGVGLVERDGVVAILGLVSGALSVMLTIAIVVSFAVGTEAIIE, from the coding sequence ATGACGGAACCGCAGGACAACGGCAGGCGCAAACCCTCCCTTTCCCTTCCCATCATTCGCCGGTCGCGGAAGCATCACAACGCCGGGACGCTGACGCTTGGCAATCTGCTTGAGGACCTGGGCGAGCGGTCGTTCGGCTGGGCCATCGTCGTGTTTTCGCTTGTCACGCTCTTGCCATTGCCGCCCGGATCTTCGCTGATCACCGCCTTACCCGTTCTTCTGACCACCGGACAGATGATGTTCGGCTTCCCCTATGTCCGGTTGCCCGGTCCCCTCGCGCGGCTGAAGCTTGACCACCACAAGTTGCGGCGCACGCTGTTGCGGCTGCATCCGGTTACCCGGCGGCTGGAGCGTACCCTGCGCCCTCGCATTCTTGCCATGTTCACCGCCCGGCACGAACCGCTACTTGGACTCGCCCTTTTCATCGTGTCCTTCACCCTTTTCCTTCCGATCCCGTTCAGCGGCTGGTTCCCGGCCTTTTCCCTGTTCATTGTCGGCGTCGGGCTGGTCGAGCGGGACGGGGTGGTGGCCATTCTCGGCCTTGTCTCGGGCGCCTTGTCTGTGATGCTGACGATTGCAATCGTCGTGTCCTTCGCCGTCGGGACCGAGGCAATCATCGAATAG
- a CDS encoding methyltransferase domain-containing protein, giving the protein MPDTQDLNIRNGLEAALRICEAPLGRSLIDVGAGTTDHGVLFRQFYAEAFSNDLLEREDPFHITGDILTTDLGRKFDVVYASNILEHQKNVGHFLERLIDLCADDGHLVVIVPHQHLHKLLFGHLTSWTVGILVYNLVMAGIDCSEARLCRGRHEISIIVRNRKTEQIGDIARSAAVGLHWEADDLKKYFPFDFFQGCTADMDSIGWPESYKLACKAPMKIHTMGDDIVDIKPGVPFEIPQAKAKEPWWYKAS; this is encoded by the coding sequence ATGCCAGATACTCAAGACCTGAATATTCGCAACGGACTGGAGGCAGCCCTGCGAATATGCGAAGCGCCGCTTGGCCGTTCGCTGATCGACGTCGGGGCCGGCACCACCGATCACGGCGTTCTCTTCAGACAGTTCTATGCAGAGGCATTCTCCAACGACCTGTTGGAACGCGAGGATCCCTTTCACATCACCGGGGACATACTGACCACCGATCTCGGCCGGAAGTTCGATGTCGTCTATGCATCCAACATCCTGGAGCATCAGAAAAATGTCGGGCATTTCCTGGAACGGCTGATCGACCTGTGCGCGGACGATGGCCATCTTGTCGTCATCGTCCCCCATCAGCATTTGCACAAGTTGCTTTTTGGCCATCTGACCTCATGGACGGTGGGGATCCTCGTCTACAATCTCGTCATGGCGGGCATCGACTGCTCTGAAGCCAGACTGTGCCGAGGCCGGCATGAGATCTCAATCATCGTGCGAAACCGAAAGACCGAGCAGATCGGCGACATTGCGAGAAGTGCCGCCGTGGGCCTGCACTGGGAAGCCGACGACCTGAAAAAGTACTTTCCCTTCGATTTCTTTCAGGGCTGCACTGCGGACATGGACAGCATCGGTTGGCCGGAAAGTTACAAGCTGGCCTGCAAGGCGCCGATGAAGATCCACACGATGGGGGATGATATCGTGGACATAAAGCCCGGTGTGCCCTTTGAAATTCCGCAGGCGAAGGCAAAAGAACCCTGGTGGTACAAGGCAAGCTGA
- a CDS encoding glycosyltransferase, with protein MSRNHLDAYNKFADFLDARRAEPPDDRDIRAHVLSLRDRKIGLGYVSAALSGGYGTNLARLFPRALPLGAPGWAECDTYLMLGTIYRDADRSHAGGTRLFHHWDGRPEILLFEQGFLASASSWSHSFRDRDPRAACLGYVYDDIAHYFMADYPNRLIHKLNSTDVPAPSDLARARALIDRIVARRISKYNAQPLRLPDIGNGGGRRVLVCDQAYADASTIYGRIDRAGFEAMLLAAIRENPDAEILVKTHPDTTWEKGKRPGYFSHLSNSGRVRVLRDPVNPYALFDLVDTVYVGTSQIGLEALFAGKRVICFGAPFYAGWGLTDDRAVVPHRQRRRSLEDLFHYVFVWYTIYHVPGAPLPSEIEAVIDYIEETRPVQFPPDDSAHAVPPVVSVVMPVFNVEDVLEASIGSVQRQNLAEIEIIPVVDAATDGSLAIIERLAREDRRIRPIVLEQNVGQGMARNRGLAAARGAFVFFLDSDDLLADPGVLSDAVAAARESDVEMVRVQKLSFTDGEDPHLARADPVERQFTEDRQQPDLAADTRILESWHVWQFLYATDLLRRQEIRFLTPRWEERPFVAKALRHAKGIRCLPRPGIRYRKRAGSTTAQARGPADLDMLITAIDGVGTEFGACLEGGILAAQFGRFFLGSSAWAGCLTAALASDAGASVALRLKTAFGHFRLDQSDWQGAISRFSGLTETVPALCLFFAALANNRPDLLLSAIKGQPLPLAEVHHLFRTQPEGGDAVWLQSAVNLYARNDRVVFAPAHHRGSTAAPPKVLIHIGASKTGSTFLQHYFERNRPALLRQGIWYPQKGLLLQPGRPHKQAGHALLLAAAKKGDRRTRRFLRDVARSEGPAIHTILLSSEAFLLDPKGPKLVDLFPGMDCRALVYLRRQDAWANSQYHELVAGGAIGRVTQDIQTWLDAPNTRRLLDYRNILNAWADRIGRDNMIVRPYDPACWPQGDLIADFAHSTGLDGLVGHPQPQDDLVRGAVLSAAHGARLRDINARPFPTRQAYLAFIQDVTDRLSLWRANRGIAMSAPDYLDHAARVNLMEELAGCNTDIVERWMPDGAKALLSPPSKAPPQSTDLHPEEIEIIEATYARHTASPGKTPPGAVDASVAYGLLGWRRWLLAPLVRPFVVARGTADDVARFDADPAGFFHGLETPAYRVWANRLYPRT; from the coding sequence ATGAGCCGCAATCACCTCGACGCCTACAACAAGTTCGCCGATTTCCTCGACGCCCGGCGGGCCGAACCACCCGACGACCGCGACATCCGGGCCCATGTCCTTTCTCTTCGGGACAGAAAGATCGGGCTCGGCTATGTCAGCGCGGCCCTTTCAGGCGGATACGGCACCAATCTTGCACGGCTCTTTCCCCGCGCCTTGCCGCTTGGCGCACCGGGTTGGGCCGAGTGCGACACCTATCTGATGCTGGGGACGATCTACCGGGACGCCGACCGGTCGCATGCCGGCGGGACCCGCCTGTTTCACCATTGGGACGGCCGGCCGGAGATCCTGCTGTTCGAGCAGGGCTTCCTTGCATCGGCCTCCAGCTGGTCCCATTCCTTTCGTGACCGCGACCCGCGCGCCGCCTGCCTGGGCTACGTCTATGACGATATCGCCCACTACTTCATGGCGGACTACCCCAACCGCCTGATCCACAAGCTGAACAGCACAGATGTACCGGCGCCCTCCGATCTCGCCCGCGCCCGCGCACTGATCGACCGGATCGTGGCGCGTCGGATCTCCAAATACAATGCCCAGCCGCTTCGGCTGCCTGACATCGGAAATGGCGGCGGCCGGCGCGTTCTGGTCTGCGATCAGGCCTATGCGGATGCTTCGACGATTTATGGCCGGATCGACAGGGCGGGGTTCGAGGCGATGCTTCTGGCCGCGATCCGCGAAAACCCCGATGCCGAGATCCTCGTCAAGACGCATCCCGACACCACGTGGGAAAAGGGCAAGCGGCCCGGCTATTTCAGCCATCTGTCAAACAGCGGCCGCGTCCGGGTGCTGCGCGATCCGGTCAATCCCTACGCGCTGTTCGATCTGGTCGATACCGTCTATGTCGGGACCAGCCAGATCGGGCTGGAGGCGCTCTTTGCCGGCAAGCGGGTGATCTGTTTCGGGGCGCCCTTCTACGCGGGATGGGGCCTGACGGATGACCGTGCCGTGGTACCCCACCGGCAGCGGCGGCGCAGTCTCGAAGACCTCTTCCACTACGTCTTTGTCTGGTACACGATCTACCATGTGCCCGGCGCACCGCTGCCGAGCGAGATCGAGGCGGTGATCGACTATATCGAGGAAACGCGCCCGGTGCAGTTCCCGCCCGATGACAGCGCCCATGCGGTGCCGCCGGTGGTTTCCGTGGTGATGCCGGTCTTCAATGTCGAGGACGTTCTGGAAGCGAGCATTGGTTCGGTGCAGCGCCAGAACCTCGCAGAGATCGAGATCATTCCCGTCGTGGACGCCGCCACCGACGGCAGCCTTGCCATTATCGAGCGGCTGGCCCGCGAAGATCGACGGATCCGCCCGATCGTGCTGGAGCAGAATGTCGGGCAAGGCATGGCGCGCAATCGCGGGCTTGCCGCGGCGCGGGGCGCGTTCGTGTTCTTCCTTGATTCAGATGATCTTCTGGCCGATCCGGGGGTGTTGTCCGACGCCGTTGCCGCCGCGCGCGAGAGCGACGTCGAGATGGTGCGCGTTCAAAAGCTTTCCTTCACCGATGGCGAGGATCCGCATCTTGCGCGCGCCGATCCGGTGGAGCGCCAGTTCACAGAGGACCGTCAGCAGCCGGACCTAGCGGCCGACACCCGAATTCTGGAAAGCTGGCATGTCTGGCAATTTCTCTACGCAACCGACCTGCTGCGGCGGCAGGAGATCCGCTTTCTGACCCCCCGCTGGGAAGAACGGCCCTTTGTGGCCAAGGCGCTGCGGCACGCCAAGGGGATCCGGTGCCTGCCGCGGCCGGGTATTCGCTATCGCAAAAGGGCGGGATCGACCACGGCGCAGGCGCGCGGGCCAGCCGATCTCGACATGCTGATCACCGCGATTGACGGGGTCGGCACCGAATTCGGCGCCTGTCTTGAAGGCGGCATTCTGGCCGCCCAGTTCGGCCGCTTCTTTCTGGGCAGTTCAGCTTGGGCCGGGTGTTTGACCGCCGCTCTCGCATCCGACGCAGGTGCCAGCGTTGCCTTGCGCCTCAAGACCGCATTCGGGCATTTTCGGCTCGACCAGAGCGACTGGCAGGGCGCCATCAGCCGGTTCTCTGGTCTGACAGAGACCGTCCCGGCACTTTGCCTGTTCTTCGCCGCCCTCGCCAATAACCGGCCGGACTTGCTGCTTTCGGCAATCAAGGGACAGCCGCTGCCGCTGGCAGAGGTGCATCACCTCTTTCGCACTCAGCCCGAAGGGGGTGATGCGGTATGGCTGCAATCGGCCGTGAACCTCTATGCCCGCAACGACCGCGTGGTCTTTGCCCCGGCGCATCACAGGGGCTCCACCGCCGCGCCACCGAAAGTCCTGATCCACATCGGCGCAAGCAAGACAGGCAGCACGTTTCTTCAGCACTATTTCGAACGGAACCGGCCAGCCCTTTTGCGTCAGGGTATCTGGTATCCGCAAAAGGGTCTCCTGCTGCAGCCGGGGCGGCCGCACAAACAGGCCGGTCACGCCCTTCTGCTGGCGGCCGCGAAAAAAGGGGATCGCCGCACCCGGCGGTTCCTGCGCGACGTCGCCAGAAGCGAGGGACCCGCGATCCACACGATCCTTTTGTCCAGCGAGGCGTTCTTACTCGATCCGAAGGGGCCGAAGCTGGTGGATCTCTTCCCGGGTATGGACTGCCGCGCCCTTGTCTATCTCCGACGTCAGGATGCGTGGGCGAACTCGCAATATCACGAACTCGTCGCCGGCGGCGCAATCGGCCGCGTCACGCAGGACATCCAGACCTGGCTGGACGCCCCGAACACCCGCCGTCTGCTCGACTACCGCAATATCCTGAATGCGTGGGCCGACCGCATCGGCCGCGACAACATGATCGTTCGCCCATATGACCCCGCATGCTGGCCTCAGGGCGATCTGATCGCCGATTTCGCGCATTCCACGGGTCTTGATGGCCTCGTCGGGCACCCGCAGCCACAGGACGACCTCGTCCGGGGTGCCGTCTTGTCCGCGGCCCATGGCGCACGGCTGAGAGATATCAATGCCCGCCCCTTTCCGACGCGGCAGGCCTATCTGGCCTTCATTCAGGATGTAACGGACCGGTTGTCACTTTGGCGCGCGAACCGGGGCATTGCCATGTCGGCACCCGACTACCTCGATCACGCAGCGCGCGTAAATCTGATGGAAGAGCTTGCCGGTTGCAACACAGACATCGTGGAGCGCTGGATGCCGGACGGCGCCAAGGCGCTTCTGTCTCCGCCGTCAAAGGCGCCACCGCAGTCCACCGACCTGCACCCCGAAGAAATCGAGATCATCGAAGCGACCTATGCACGGCACACAGCATCCCCCGGCAAAACACCACCGGGCGCCGTGGACGCATCGGTCGCCTACGGGCTCCTGGGCTGGCGGCGCTGGCTGCTTGCGCCACTCGTCCGGCCCTTTGTAGTCGCCCGGGGCACTGCCGACGATGTTGCCCGCTTCGACGCAGACCCCGCAGGGTTCTTCCATGGTCTCGAAACACCGGCGTACCGGGTTTGGGCAAACCGGCTTTATCCGCGGACATGA
- a CDS encoding glycosyltransferase produces the protein MTMPNNIRRRRIVVFVPWITQGRGGTENVGQFIANGLARRGHEVSIVTFDDARRPSRWPLSPSVDLIHAPTRADPDSELALSTSVAALNPDVLIGLHMNRTHQRYVRCAHRIGCPLILSEHTDPRFSARAGTFAPEERWIAFSGATRIHLLADAFRETLPDFLQPRIRVIPNAVPETDKVAHPEQGNPVRIVCVARLVPRKAIGRLISAVAEVRTGGGNCVLDLVGDGPERRSLRRLARSLGIARQVNFIGEVADPGPYYAQAHIFALPSIYEAFPMASLEAMAHGLPVIGYGICNGINVQVLHGETGLLSSGGMSEGSLAADIARLVADPALRARMGQAGRARARALYSPDTVLQDWADLVEDAIAAGPPGARPDLESYLAARCDDLVWGDTTRLDLPPSTGARK, from the coding sequence ATGACGATGCCGAACAACATCAGGCGCCGGAGGATCGTTGTCTTCGTACCGTGGATCACGCAGGGACGGGGCGGGACGGAAAATGTCGGACAGTTCATCGCCAACGGTCTTGCCCGGCGGGGGCACGAGGTCAGCATCGTCACCTTCGACGATGCACGACGTCCGTCGCGCTGGCCCCTCTCCCCGTCGGTCGACCTGATCCATGCGCCGACCCGGGCCGATCCCGACAGCGAATTGGCGCTGTCCACATCGGTCGCCGCGCTCAATCCCGACGTTCTGATCGGCCTGCACATGAACCGGACCCACCAGCGATATGTCCGGTGCGCCCATCGCATCGGCTGCCCGCTGATCCTGTCCGAGCATACAGATCCGCGGTTTTCGGCGCGGGCCGGAACGTTCGCCCCCGAAGAGCGCTGGATCGCGTTCAGCGGAGCGACCCGCATCCATTTGCTGGCCGACGCTTTCCGCGAGACGTTGCCGGATTTTCTTCAGCCGCGGATCAGGGTCATTCCCAACGCCGTCCCCGAAACAGACAAAGTTGCCCATCCGGAACAGGGCAACCCGGTTCGGATCGTCTGTGTCGCAAGGCTCGTTCCGCGAAAGGCAATCGGGCGTCTGATCTCCGCCGTCGCCGAGGTCCGCACCGGCGGCGGAAACTGCGTTCTCGACCTTGTGGGCGACGGGCCCGAACGCCGATCCCTGCGCCGGCTTGCACGGTCGCTGGGCATCGCCCGGCAGGTGAATTTCATCGGAGAGGTCGCGGACCCGGGCCCCTACTATGCGCAGGCCCACATCTTCGCGCTGCCCTCCATCTACGAAGCGTTCCCCATGGCCAGTCTCGAAGCAATGGCGCACGGTCTTCCGGTGATCGGCTACGGCATCTGCAATGGGATCAACGTGCAAGTCTTGCACGGCGAAACGGGCCTGCTGAGCAGCGGGGGCATGTCCGAAGGATCGCTCGCCGCAGACATCGCGCGACTTGTCGCCGACCCCGCCCTGCGGGCCCGGATGGGCCAGGCTGGGCGGGCGCGGGCGCGGGCGCTCTATTCCCCCGATACGGTCCTGCAAGACTGGGCCGATCTGGTGGAGGACGCGATTGCAGCCGGACCGCCCGGCGCGCGCCCCGATCTTGAAAGCTATCTGGCGGCGCGTTGTGACGATCTGGTCTGGGGCGACACCACCCGGCTGGACCTGCCGCCATCGACCGGGGCCCGCAAATGA